AACCATGGGACCAGATCAGGCGACCCGGCTGGGCGAACTGGAGGCGGTCGTGGCCCGCCGGCTGCCCGCCATTCTCAACGAGGTCCGCGACCAGCTGACCGACGAGCATCCCGACTACGCGGAATTCCTCGCCGAAGAACTCGCCGATGTGGTCGAGGCCAGCGCGGGGTTCGTGCGGCGGATGATCGACCTCGCCGCCGAACCGGACGCCCGGCTGCCGGAGCTCGGTTCTGGCGTCGAGCAGGTGGTGTTCGAGGAAATCGGCCGCGCGCAGTACCGGCTGGGCCGTCCGGTCACCGGCCTGCTGTCCGCCTACCGGGTGGGCGCGCGGGTGGCGTGGCGACACGTCTCCGACGCAGCGCTCGACCTCAGCGTGCCCGCGGAACTGTTCGCGTCGCTGGCCACCACCGTCTTCGCGCTGGTGGATCAGCTTTCCGAGTCGTCGTTGCGCGGTTACCTGCAGGAACAAGCCGACGCGGTACGCGCGCGGGATCGGCTGCGCGACGAGTTGACCGCGTTGCTGTTGTCCGATCGCGCGGACATGGCGGCAGTGCGCGCGGCCGCGGCGCGCGCGGATTGGCGATTGCCGAACCAGGCCGCGGTCGTGTTGGTGCAGGACGACAACGAGCTGGGCCGGGAGCTGGTGTTCCGGCTGGAGGACAGCTGTCTGCGGCTGCACCGTCCCGGCGTGGTGGTCGCGATCGTCCCGGACCCGGACGGGCCCGGCCGGCGGGCGTGGCTGGCCAGGGCGCTGCGGGGCGGGGGAGCGGTGGTGGGCGCGGCGGTGCCGCTCGACCGGCTGCCAGCCAGCCTGCGGATCGCCGAAGTGACCGCGCGGCTGCGCCGGGACCACCTGCTCAGCGACGACCCGGTGTTCGCCGACGAGCATCTGGACGCGATCATCGTGCACCGCGACGACCGGCTGCTGGACGTGCTGCGAAGACAGGCGCTGGCCCCGCTCGACGAGCTGAACCAGTCTGCGCGGGACCGGCTGTGCACCACGCTCACGTCCTGGCTGCTGCACCTGGGCGACCGCAAAGCAGTGGCCGAGGACCTGCACATCCACCCGCAGACGGTGTCTTACCGGTTGGGCCGGCTGCACGATCTTTTCGGGCCCTCGCTGGACGATCCGTCCGCGCGCGCGACGCTGCTGCTCGCGCTGGCCTGGGGTCCGCCCGGCGGGCCGGACCGGATCGGCTGATCGGGGAATGTCCCGGATGCGGCGGCGGGCGCGCGGTTCTACGTTGAATCTTGTGACAGACGGCGGGGACGCATCAGCTTTCGGCGCCGAAGCGCGCGGCGAGCGTGCGGTAAACGCCGGGTGCCGCGCCGCGCAACGCGGCCGGGAAACGCAGCCAGCGCGGCAGGTAGTAGTCGCCGGGACGGCGCGCGGCGTGCACCACCGCGGCGGCGACGCGTTCCGCGCTGACCGGACGCGGAATACCGCGGGTGTACGGCCGGCCGCGGCGGGTGAAGAATTCCGTGCGCACCACACCGGGAACTACGACTCCGACCGTCACTCCAGTCCCGTGCAACTCGAATCGGAGACTCTCCGCGAAAGCGTCCACACCGGACTTGGTCGCCGCGTAGACCGCTTCCCCAGCGACGCCGGTGCGCCCGGCGATCGAGGACACGAACACGAGCTGCCCGCGGCCATGGTCGAGCATCGCGGGCAGCAGCGCGCGGGTCAGCTCGATCGGAGCGGCGAGGTTCACCGCGACGAGTTCGGCCAGTCGCCCGGCCGGCAGTTCGGGCAACGGACCGGCCCAGCCGAGCCCGGCGTTGTTGACGAGCAGATCCACCGATCCGGTGACAGCGAGCGCGCGTTCGGCAAGATCCGTTGCGGCGCCGGAGAGTCCGAGATCGGCAGGGAGCGCGGTGCCGTCGGTTTCCGCGGCGAGCGCGGCCAGCCGGTCCTCGTCGCGGCCGTGCAGCAGCACGCGGGCGCCGGAACGGGCCAGCAGCCGAGCGGTGGCGGCGCCGATGCCCGACGACGCGCCGGTGACCAGCGCCGTTCGGGTCATGCGGCCAGCGCGGCCGGGCGGTGGCCCATGCGCAGCGTGATGCCCGCCGAGCGCAGCGACCGGCGGAACCACCACAGCGAACCGGCGATCGCCAGCCCGATCACGGTGTACGAGCCGGCAGTGCTCACCATGAGGAAGTTCCCGACCGTCGCGGTCGCGAGCATCAGCAGCGTGACCGTTCCGTTCACCGCGAACACCAGCGCCCACAGCACCGACACCCGCTGGAAGAACCGGCGCATTCCGGGGTGCGCCGACAGCGATTCCGGGAATGCGCAGAAATCGCCGGCGAGCCGCGCGAGCAACGGTTTGTTGAACGGGGCGGACGCCAGGAACAGGACGGCGACGACGAAATTCTGTAAAGTCGGCTGCAGGAAGTACAGGAAAGCACTGCCGGTCGCCAGGCCCAGCACGGTGCGCGCGACCAGCAACCCGGTGGTCAGCAGCAGCACCGCGGGAATCGGCTTGCGCCGCAGCAGTCGCGTCCCGATCACCGCCGCCGCCCAGCTGAGCGCCGCGATGACCCCGCTGTCGAAGCTCACCAGGGTCAGCAGGAGGTAGAAGAGGCCGGCCGGGACCAGCGTCGACTCCAGCAGGTGCCGGCCCCCGCCGGTGACGAGGCTGCGGAACGAGGGGAGGTCGATCGTGAGGTGGTGGTGTCGCATGCGGGTTCTGCTGCCTCCGGTGGCCGGTCTTTGCGGGCTACTACCCAGCATAAACGCAGCGGATGGGGACGATGTGAGGTGAAAGCTCCGTGACAGTTACGGGGATGTCGCTCGTCGTGGCCGTCCCCGCCGCCGTCGCCGGCGCGGCGTGCATGGGCATTGCCAGCGCCGCACAGGCCAGGGCGACCAAAGAGGTGGAAACCGGCAAGCCGCTGGACCTGACGCTGTTCAAGCGGCTCGTCGGACGCCCATTGTGGCTCATCGGCATCGCGGCGACCATCCTGGGGCTGGTATTGCAGCTGGTCGCGCTCGCCTTCGGCCCGTTGCTGCTGGTCCAGCCGTTGCTCGTGACATCGTTGATGTTCGCCGGTTTCGCGTCCGCCCGGCTGGAGCGCCGCCGTCCGGACCGGACGATGAGCGTCGGCGGATTGTTGTGCGCTGCCGGGCTGGCGGCGTTCCTGGTGATCGCTCGCCCGGGCGGCAACGGCGAAACGCTGGTGAACGGAAGCGCGTTGCTGCCGTTGGGAATCACGCTCGCGGTGGTGACGCTTATCTCGCTTGTTGTTGCGGCGTCAACGAAATCTGGATCTTTGCGGGTGCTCGGGCTGGCCGTCGCCACCGGCGTGCTCTACGGGCTGACCGCCGGGCTGATGAAGGTGGTCGCCGGACAGTTCCGGTCCGGCGTCGACGAACCGTTTCGGCACTGGACGCTGTATCTGGTGTGCGTGGTGGGGCCGCTGGGATTCCTGTTGAGCCAGAACACCTTCCAGCAGGGCCGGTTCCTGACGCCCGCGCTCGCCGTCATCACCGCGCTCGACCCGCTGGTCGGCGTCGCGATCGGGCTGTCCTGGATGGGCGAGTCGGCGGACGGCAGGCCGCTCGCGCTGGCCGGCGAGGCGCTGGCCGCACTGGTGATCGTGGTGGGGATCGCGATGCTGTCCACCCGGGCCTCGCATCTGTCCGCGGAAATCCCTGCCGACGAAGAGGAATCCACACCGGGCGAACCTGACGACGGGTTCGGTCTCGCCCGGTCCGCTGGCTGAGCTGAAGGGGGCAGCGTGCAGCGCGTGCTGATCGTGTCCGCGAACATGGGACAGGGGCACAACGCCACTGGGCGTGCGCTCGAAGAGGCGGTGCGTGCGCGGTGGCCGGAGGCGACCGTGCGCTGGGTGAACGCGCTGGAACGGCTCGGCCCGGGTTTCGAAGATCTTTTTCAACGGATCTATGTCGCGAATGTGGAAACCACGCCGTGGCTGTACGAATTCTTCTACCGGGCGATCTGGCGGATCGGCTGGTTCGCCGCGGCGTCTCGCCGGTTCGTCGCCGCCTGGTGCGGGCGGCGGCTGGCCCGGCCGGTCGAGGAATTCGCGCCGGACCTGGTGCTGTCGACCTATCCGATGGGCACCGCGGGCCTGGCCTGGCTGCGCCGGCACGGAAGACTCGACGTTCCGTTCGGCGCCTGGGTTTCGGACTTCGCGCCGCATCCGTTCTGGGTTTACGGCGCGGCGGACCTGACCATGGTGATGCACGAGGTGGCGGTGGCGCCGGCGTTGCGGGCGTCGCCTTCGGCGCGGGTGGGAGTGTCCGCGCCGCCGGTGCGCGCGGTCTTCCGCGCCGGCGACCAGGCGGCCGCCCGCCACGAGCTGGAATTGCCGCCGGACGCGTTCGTCCCGCTGGTTTCGTGCGGCTCGCTCGGTTTTGGAGAAATCGAGTCGACGGTCAGGGAATTGCTTTCGGCCGACGAGACGGTGGTGCCGATCGCGATTTGCGGCCGGAACGAGGCGCTGGCCGCTCGATTGCGGGCGCTGGGTTCGCCCCGGTTGCGGGTGGTCGGATGGACCGACCGGCCGGAGGTGTACACGCTCGCATCGGATGTGGTGGTGACGAACGCGGGCGGGGCGACGGCGCTGGAGGCGTTCGCGTGCGGCCGGCCGGTGCTGATGCACCGGCCGATCGCCGCGCACGGCAAGGCGAACGCGCGGCTGATGGCGGAGGCCGGGCTGGCGGTGGTGTCGTGGCGGGAGGGCTCGCTGGCGCCGCTGGTCCGGGAGCTGCTGGAGTCGCCGGAACGCTTCAAGGAGTTGGTTGAAGCGGTTGTCCGGCATGGGGAAACAGCGATGCCGTTGGTGACTGCGCTGGAGGAGCTGGTTTCGGGGCCGCGGAATCCGCCGACGCAGCGGTTGCGGGCGGAGGACGCGTTGTTCGCGCACGTGGCCACGGCCGCGGTGCCGCAACAGGTCGGGGCGGTGCTGGTGTTCTCGCCCAAGGCGGACGGATCTTCGGTGACCCGAGCGGACGCCGAGCACCTGGTGGCCGCGACCCCGGGCCTGCGCACCCGGTTGCTGCCCGGCGGCGGCTGGTGGCGGGCGCGGTGGCAGGAGGACCCGGGGCGGACCGCGGCGACGGTGCTGACGGAGTCGGCGGCGGGTTCCGGGGACGCGCTGACGGCGGCGATGGACGAGTTTTTCTCGGAGCCGGTGACGTCGGAACACCCGGTGCGGGCGAGGCTGGTGACCGGTCTGGTCGGCGGGGAGGCAGCGTTGCTGATCGCGCTGCATCACGCGGCCAGCGACGGGATCGCGGTGATCAGCGCGCTGGTGGGGCGGGCTCGCGGGAAGGACGTGGTGGAGCCGGCACCGCTGGTGCGAAAGGGGAGACTGGGGGAGCGGGTTCGCGGGGTGCTGGAGGGCAGGGCGGGGGAGCGGGTTCGCGGGGTGCAGGAGGGGAAGGTGGGGGAACGGGTTCGCGGGGTGCAGGAGGGCAGCGGGCCACTCGGCGGGCGCCGGCTGCGCCGAGAACGGTCTGCCGAGCCGGCTCGCGGAGCGGCCGGTGCGGGGTCGACCGACGCCGCCACACCGCGAGGCCGGACCGCCGAGCTGCTTGGCCGGACCGCCACGCAGCGCGGCCGGGCCGCCGAGCTTAGCCGTTTCCGTGAAGGGCCCCTTGCGGGAATCAGATTCCCGCAAGGGGCCTTTCACGGACGCGCGCGAGCAGGTTCGGGTGACCGCCGTCGGAGGGCGGCCGAACTGGCCCGCGGAATCTGGGCGCTGGCCCGAGCCGGCACCGCCCCCCGCGTTCGCTGGGACAATCGCATCACCAGCCCCAGCCGACACTTCGCCCGTGCTTACCTGCCGGCCGCCGAAGTCCGCGCCGCCGCGCGGCGGGCCCGTGTCGCGACTACCAACCTGGTCCTCGCCCTCGTCGCCGAAGCTCTTCACCGCGAACTCGGTGCCGCGGCCCCGGACCGGATCCGCGTGCTCATCCCGATATCCGTCCGCGACACCGGCACTTTCCGCAAACTCGGCAACCACACCGGCGCGGCGTCGGTCGACCTTCCGACCGGGCCGATGCCGCTGGAGCGGCGGATCCGCGAAACCGACCGGATGCTCGCGAGCCAATCCGCCGCGCCCCGGGCGGGCAACGCCGTCGTGCGCGTCGTCGGCGTCCTTCCGCCGCGCCTGCACCGGCTGGCCGCCAAGCTGGTCTACCGCGGCACCTGGTTCAGCGCGATCGCCTCAGTCCTGCCCGGCGCTCGCTCGCCGGTCGTGCTGAACGGCGCCCTGGTTCGCACCGTCTACCCGGTGCTTTCGCTCGCTCCGGGGGTGCCGGTCGCCGTGGGCATCTTGACCTGGGCCGATCGCTTCACCGTGTGCGTCACCGTGCCGTCCGGCCAGTACGGCCGCGGGGACCGGCTGGCCGCGGCGGTCGTCGAGGCGTTCGGGCAGCTCTGAGCTACCTCGAGAAGTGCGTCCGCGGCCGGGCGAGAAGTTCCCCGTCCACTTCGATATCGACCATCTCGTTGTAGAACGCGACCAGCCCGGCGATCGGAAGGACCGCCGCGGCCGGATAGGTGTACGTCCAGGCGAGATGCCGGTGCCGGACCTCACCGATCCGCACGGACCAGTAGCCGGACGTCTCGCCCTTGTACGGGCAGGCCGTCGCCGTCTCCGGCTCCGGGACCAGGTGCGCGAAGTCGACTTCCGTGCGGTTGAAGTAGTACCGCGTCGGCAAGCCGGTCTCGAACAGCAGCACCGGCGACGACGATTCGGCCAGCCGGACCCCGTCGAGCAGCACGCGGACGTGCCGCGTCGAGCGCAGCGCGTCCACCCGCGTATACGGATTGCGCGGGTGGACGTAGACCTGCTCGTCCTCCTCGAACCAGGCGTCGAACGCGTCCCATTGGAACCGGACGTGCCCGGGCAGCTCCGCGGACGCCCAGGCGGCGGCGGGCTTTTCCACGTCGCCGGCCCGCACCGTGAACTGGTCGTCGAGAGCGCCGGGCCGGACGTCTTCGAGCGGGAAGTGAAACTGCGGGTAGTACGGCCATTCCCAGACGTACTTCGCGTTCGTGCTGTCCACGACGGTCTCCCCGGCGAGCATCGCGCGCACCCGCCGGGGGACCGGCTCGACATGGCCGGCCTCGACCGCTGGCCCCGGATAGCCGGTCATGCGGTTCGGCGGGGGAGTTTCCAGCCGGGGCGGGGGAAGTGGCAGGTGTAGCCGTTGGGGTAGCGCTGGAGGTAGTCCTGGTGTTCGGGTTCGGCTTCCCAGAAGTCGCCGGCCGGGGTGACTTCGGTGACGACTTTGCCGGGCCAGAGGCCGGAGGCGTCGACGTCGGCGATGGTGTCTTCGGCGATGCGTTTCTGCTCGTCGGTGGTGTAGAAGATGGCGGAGCGGTAGCTGGTGCCGATGTCGTTGCCTTGCCGGTTCGCGGTGCTGGGGTCGTGGACCTGGAAGAAGAATTCGAGCAGGGCGCGGAAGTCGGTCTGCTGCGGGTCGTAGGTGACTTCGATGGTTTCGGCGTGGGTGCCGTGGTCGCGGTAGGTGGCGTGGGGGACGTCGCCGCCGCTGTAGCCGACGCGGGTGGCGGTGACGCCGGGCTGGTGGCGGAACAGCTCCTCCATGCCCCAGAAACACCCGCCGGCCAGAATCGCCTTTTCCGTCATTTCACGCCTCTCTCGTCGGGGAATTCCCACCCTGCTTGACGCTGGGCGGCCGGTCGCTATTCCGGTCGCGGAGGGGGCGGTCAGAACTCGGTAATATCTTCCTCCGCCGCGGCGGTGACGAACAGGTCGAGCAGCGTCCGCAACGCCCGCGAGGGCGGCCGCGCGGCCGAGACGACCACCGAAAGCGGCAAGGTCAGCGCGGAGCCGGCGAGGTCCTTCGCCACCGTCCCGGGGAAAGCCCGCGGCCCGGTGCCTGGTGTGACCGCGACGCCCAGCCCGGCGGCGACGTACCGGGGCAGCGTGCGCAGATCCGCGACCTCGACGATCACCCGGCGGGACATCCCGAGCGCGGCGAACGCCCGGTCCACCGCCAGCCGGTTCCCGAAGCCGCGCGGGCAGTCCACGAACTGCTCGCCGTCCAGGTCCGGCAGCGCGATCGACGGCCGGTCGGCGAGGCGATGCGCGTCCGGCAGCACGGCGTAGTACGGCAGGCTCGCCAGCGGTGTCACGTCGAGCCCGCCCAGTTCGGAGTGGGCGAGGCCGAGCAGTGCGACGTCCAGCCGGCCGTGCCGGACGTCGTCGGCGAGGCCGGTCGAGCCGGTCATGGACACGGTCAGATGCAGGTCGACCCTCGGGTGTTTGCGGTGGAACGCGCCGAGCAGCACCGGCAGGTCGAAGGCGCTCATGCTGGTCAGGGTGCCGATCCGGAGGCTGCCGCGCAGTCCGGCGGACGCCTCCTGCACCACCGAACGCGCCCGTTCCACCGATTCCAGCGCCGCTTTCGCCTCCGGCAGGAAGAGCATGCCGGCCGCGGACAGCGCGACCCGTCGGGTGGATCGGTCGAACAGAGTCGTGCCGAGGTCGGTCTCCAGTGCGCGGATGGTCGCCGAGACCGTGGACTGCGTCGCGAACAGCCGCTGCGCCGCCCGCGTGAAGCTCAGCTCTTCGGCGACCGCCACGAAATACTCCAGCTGCCGCGTCTCCATGGCACCGATTATCGCTCAAGGCGATAACTGTGACCAAGACTTTTCGTTGGACTTGGTGAGTGGGCCGAGGGATCGTTGCAGGCGAAGGCTCCCGCTTGGAAGGTCGACATGGTCAGCACTGTGCAGCCAGCTTCGCTCGCTCCCGCCGCCTGGCGGGTCAGCTACGGCTGGGGTTTCCGGGTGATCGCGTTCGCGTTCGCCGCCTGCCTCGCGTTTTCCACCGTGCCCACCCCGCTGTACGCGCTCTACCAGCAGCGCGACGGCTTCCCGACGTTCCTGATCACGGTCATCTTCGCCGCGTACGCGGTCGGCGTGATGACCAGCCTCTACCTGGCCGGGCACGTGAGCGACTGGCTCGGCCGCCGCCGCGTCATCCTCGCCTCGACGCTCGCGGTCGCGCTGTCCGCGGCGCTGTTCCTGATCTGGCCGGATGTTCCCGGTTTGCTGCTGGCACGGTTCGTGACCGGGGTGGGCATCGGCGCGTTGACCGCGACCGCCACCGCGCACCTGTCCGAGCTGCGCGCGGTGACCCGGCCGGAGGAGGATCTCGGCCGATCGGGCTTGATCGCCACCGTGGTGAACATGGGCGGTCTGGGGCTCGGCCCGATCGTCGGCGGCGTTTTCGCCCAGTACGTCGACGGACCGCTGACCAGTACGTTCGTCGTGTTCCTGATCGTGCTTCTGGTCGCTGCGGGTGCGGTGTGCCTGGTGCCGGAGACGGTCGAACGGCGCGAGGAGCGTCCGGCGTACCGGCCGCAGCGGGTGTCGTTGCCGACCGGGGCGCGGCCCGCGTTCGTCGGCGCGGCGGTCGGCGTGTTCGCCGCGTTCGCGATCACCGGGCTGTTCATGTCGCTGGCGCCGACGCTGCTCGCGGAGGGCTTGCACCAGCACAACCGGATGCTCGCCGGCGTGACGGCCGGTTCGATGCTGGTCGCCGCGGCGGTCGCGCAGGTCGGGTTCGTGCGAATGGCGTCGCGGGCGCAGCTCCGGCTCGGGTTCACGCTGATGCCGGTCGGCCTGGTGGTGTTGTCCGCAGCGGCCTTGCTGCCTTCCCTCGCGCTGTTCCTGGCCGGCTCCGTCCTCGCCGGGGCCGGGGTGGGCCTCGGTTTCCGCGCCGCGGTGGGGACTGTCGCCGCGCTGGCCGACCCGATGTCGCGCGGAGAAGTGCTCGCGGCGCTGTTCCTGGCGGCCTACGCCGGGCTCGTGGTGCCAGTGCTGGCGACGGGGCTGACGCTGCGATGGGTGTCGAGCCCGGTCGCGCTGGTCGGATTCTCGGCGGCGGAGCTGGTGCTGCTCGGGCTGTCCGCGGCGCGAGTGTTGCGAGCCTCGGCCTGAAGTCCGGGAAGGCCCCGGACGAAACCGGGGATCAGGCGACCGGCAATTTGTGACCCAGCACCCATTCGTCGCCGCGAATGCGTTCGAGAAGGATTTCGGCGGCGTGCGCGGCGAGCGGATGCCAGTGCCGGAGGAAGAACGTTCCGGGCTTTCCCGAACGGCTCGGCGGACGCGGCGATGCCACTGCGGCGCAGGCTCTCCGCCGAGTGTCGAGTGTGGACCGGCGCTGCTCGCTGGTCCGATGAGTTTTGCCTTTTCCTGACCCGTTCGGGTGGGTTCCGGTGGTTCGATTTCGGTTTTCCGGGGACGGCGGGCAAAGATCGGGCACATGCGTGCCAGAAAAGTGGCCGTGGCCGGCGGAGCGATCGCCGCAGCGGTTTGTGCGGTGGCGTTCGTCGCCGGTCCGGGAGCCAGTGCCGCGCCGTTGCCCGGCGGGCTGGGTCCGTGCGTCGGCGACGCCTGTCCGGACAAATACCCGCCGATCAACAACGGCTCGTTCGCCGGCCGCGACGACGGCATCAACGTCTTCGCCGGCGGCGATTTCAAGGTGCGCGAAGGAGCGGCGGAGGCCGAGGGTCGGGTCGTCGTGCTCGGCGGCTTCGACATGGCGAAGCGGGCAGGCGCGTCCGCGATCTACAACATCGGCGTCGTCGGCGTCGGTTCGCGCGTGCCCCCGCCGGACGGCAGCGATTTCCTGGTGACCGGCAAGGACGTCACCATCGCCCCGAACCAGCGCCTGCTCGCCGACGGCGGCGTGGTGCGCTACGGCGGGACGGTCACCGGCACCGTGACCGGCACGCTGAAGCAAGACCCGAAGGCGACCGAGCCGTACCGGCAGCTGCGCGCGCAGCTGACCGCGGCGAGCGCCTGCTACGCGAAGTCCGCCGCGACCGGCACCGCCCGCAACGCCGGCCACGCGACAGTGTTCACCGGCGACGGCAAGTCCGCGCTGCAGGTGTTCGACGTCGACTTCGACCTGACCGGCGCGAACGGCGGAATGCAGGGCATCGAGTTCAACGGCATCCCCGAGGGCGCCACCGTGCTGGTGAACCTCGTCGGTGCGAACCGCACGATCAACACCTACACCGGCGACCCCGGCGATGCCGGCCCGGTGAACAAGCTGCGCGAGCGGCTGCTGTGGAACTTCCCGGAGGCGTCGAAGGTCAAGATCGCCGGCCAGGCTCAGTTCCAGGGCAGCGTGCTGGTCGGCAATCCGTCCAGCGACACCACGGTGACCGCCTCGGGCACCAATGGCCGCTTCTTCACCGCCGGAAACCTGCTGCACGCCTCGGACGGGGCCAGCGGCGGGCAGGAATTCCACTCCTACCCCTTCGACGGGGACCTGCCGGACTGCCAGGCGCCGACCACCAGCCCGACGAGCAGCACCACGTCAAGCAGCACGAACAGCACCACTAGCAGCAGCACGTCTTCCACGTCGAGCACGTCCTCGACGACCAGCACCAGCCCGACCAGCTCCTCGGCGACGGAGTCCAGCTCCCAGCCGACCTCTTCGACGTCCTCGAGCCGCACCACCGCGCCGACCACGACCAGCTCCTCGAGCGAAGGACCGGCCCCGATCACGACCACGAGCACCAGCTCCGGCGGAGTGGGCCCCAGCGGCAGCGCTCCGACCGGCCAGGGCCCGCTGGCCTCGACCGGCACCGACATCCGCGGCTACCTGATCACCGGCGGTGTCCTGGTCCTCCTCGGCGGCGCGCTGGTGGCGTTCACCGTCCTGCGCAGGCGCCGGAACACCTGATCCGCACCTGAGGCGCAAGGGGCAGGCAGGGGAACGACTCCCTTGCCTGCCCCTTGCGCCTGCGCGCGCCGCGCCGGGCTCAGCCGCGTACGCCCGTGCCGAGCTTGATGAGGGTGTCGAAGGCCCGGTCGGGGAGAAAACGGCGGAGCAGCAGCAACGGCTTGGCGCCCATGCCGACCTGGTACCGGGTGCGCGGGCGACGCGCGGAAGCCGCCTTGGTCACGGCCTTGGCGACTACCTCAGGCCCCGACGCCATCCGGTAGCCGGGTTTGGAGCTGGCGTCCAGCGTGTCCGCCATCGCGTTGGCCTGTGCGGCGTACGGGCCGCTGCCGGAGATCGCGCGGACGTTGTCGGCGGCGATGGCGCCCCACTCGGTCCGGATCGACCCCGGCTGGACCACTACGACCTTGATGCCGAACCGCTTCAGCTCCAGCCGCAGCGCGTCACTGAGGCCCTCCACCGCGAATTTGCTGGCGTGGTACCAGGATCCGAGCGGTGTCGCGAACCGGCCGCCCATCGAACTGATGTTGACGATCGTCCCGCCGCGCTGGGCGCGCAGATGCGGCAGGACCAGCTGGGTGAGCCGGGCCAGGCCGAGCACGTTGACGTCGAGCTGCGCCTGCGCCTCGGCCAGCGGGACCTCTTCGAGCGATCCGTAGGAGCCGTAACCGGCGTTGTTGACCAGTACGTCGATCCGGCCCTGCTCGGCGAGGATCGTCTCGACGGCGGAGGCGGCGGACGCCTGGTCGGTCACGTCGAGCGCGATCGTGTGCACGCCGGCGTCGCGCAACGGGGCCATCCGCTCGGTGCGCCGGGCCGCGGCGTACACCACGAACCCGGCCTCCTGCAGCCGCCGCGCGGCGGCCTCGCCGATGCCGGACGAACCGCCGGTGACCAGTGCGACCTTCTTGCCCATGTCCCGATTCCTGTTCTGTCGGAGCGATCCGCCGGGTAACGGACCGATGGTCTCTAAACTAAGAGACCGCTGGTCTGGTGTCAACAGACCGGCGGTCTGTACGATGTGGCGGTGAGCACCTTCCAGCGAGCCCGCAACGAGGAACAACGCGAGATCAGGCGCCGCGCCATCCTGGAGACAGCGGCGGCGATGATGGGCGAGATGCCGGTCGCCGCGGTCAGCCTCAACGAGCTCAGCCGCCGAGTCGGCCTCGCCAAGTCGAACGTGCTCCGCTACTTCGAGTCGCGCGAGGCGATCCTGCTCGACCTGCTGTCCCTGCGCGCGGACAGTCTTCTCGAGCGGATCGCGGAGCAGCTGCCCGGCATCACCGGGCCGGTCCGGTCGCGGGTGGCAGGAGTCGCGTCGGCGCTGGCGAAGGAGTTCGCGGCAGATCCGATGCTGTGCGAGCTGCTGAGCGCGCAGGCGGGAGTGCTGGAGCACAACGTGTCCGCGGAGACCGTGGCGCAGTACAAGCGGGACGGCTACCGGATCCTGGCCAGTGCCGCCGCGACGCTCCAGCAGGTTCTCCCCGAGCTGGGCGACGCGGCGGCCGAAGCGGTGCGGACGCTGCTGGTGCTGGCCGGGGCGCTGTGGACCCATGCGCATCCGCCGCAGGCGGTGCGGGACGCGTACGCGGCCGATCCGTCGCTGGTGTTCCTGCCGGAGGGGTTCGTGCGCACGCTGGATCGGACGATCACCTTGGTGTTGCTGGGGATTCTGGCCAGCGGGGAGTAGCGCGCGAAGAGGTTTCGACGACGCCGCGCGGCGAAACTCCGGCTATGCGGCGGTCCGGCTCCGCCACAACAGCCAGCCGAAGTACGGGGCGCCGATCAGCGCGGTGACCAGACCGGCCGCGATCTGGGTCGGGGCCAGGACCGTGCGGCCGAGAGTGTCCGCGACGCAGACGAGTACCGCGCCCACAACCGCGGCGACCGGCAGCGACCGGGAATGCTGGGAGCCGACCAAGGCCCGGGCGGCGTGCGGAGCGACCAGGCCGACGAAACCCAGCGCGCCGACCGCGCACGCGGCCGCCGCGGTGAGCACGCCGGCCAGCGACGCGAAGGCCAGCCGCGATCGGTCCAGCGGGACGCCGAGCACGCGCGGCACATCTTCGTCCAGAGCGACCAGGTCGAGGGTGCGCGCTTGCGAGAGGGCCAATGGCAGCACCACGGCCAAAGCGAGCA
This sequence is a window from Amycolatopsis benzoatilytica AK 16/65. Protein-coding genes within it:
- a CDS encoding LysR family transcriptional regulator, which gives rise to METRQLEYFVAVAEELSFTRAAQRLFATQSTVSATIRALETDLGTTLFDRSTRRVALSAAGMLFLPEAKAALESVERARSVVQEASAGLRGSLRIGTLTSMSAFDLPVLLGAFHRKHPRVDLHLTVSMTGSTGLADDVRHGRLDVALLGLAHSELGGLDVTPLASLPYYAVLPDAHRLADRPSIALPDLDGEQFVDCPRGFGNRLAVDRAFAALGMSRRVIVEVADLRTLPRYVAAGLGVAVTPGTGPRAFPGTVAKDLAGSALTLPLSVVVSAARPPSRALRTLLDLFVTAAAEEDITEF
- the msrA gene encoding peptide-methionine (S)-S-oxide reductase MsrA, translated to MTEKAILAGGCFWGMEELFRHQPGVTATRVGYSGGDVPHATYRDHGTHAETIEVTYDPQQTDFRALLEFFFQVHDPSTANRQGNDIGTSYRSAIFYTTDEQKRIAEDTIADVDASGLWPGKVVTEVTPAGDFWEAEPEHQDYLQRYPNGYTCHFPRPGWKLPRRTA
- a CDS encoding MFS transporter, which produces MVSTVQPASLAPAAWRVSYGWGFRVIAFAFAACLAFSTVPTPLYALYQQRDGFPTFLITVIFAAYAVGVMTSLYLAGHVSDWLGRRRVILASTLAVALSAALFLIWPDVPGLLLARFVTGVGIGALTATATAHLSELRAVTRPEEDLGRSGLIATVVNMGGLGLGPIVGGVFAQYVDGPLTSTFVVFLIVLLVAAGAVCLVPETVERREERPAYRPQRVSLPTGARPAFVGAAVGVFAAFAITGLFMSLAPTLLAEGLHQHNRMLAGVTAGSMLVAAAVAQVGFVRMASRAQLRLGFTLMPVGLVVLSAAALLPSLALFLAGSVLAGAGVGLGFRAAVGTVAALADPMSRGEVLAALFLAAYAGLVVPVLATGLTLRWVSSPVALVGFSAAELVLLGLSAARVLRASA
- a CDS encoding DUF427 domain-containing protein, whose protein sequence is MTGYPGPAVEAGHVEPVPRRVRAMLAGETVVDSTNAKYVWEWPYYPQFHFPLEDVRPGALDDQFTVRAGDVEKPAAAWASAELPGHVRFQWDAFDAWFEEDEQVYVHPRNPYTRVDALRSTRHVRVLLDGVRLAESSSPVLLFETGLPTRYYFNRTEVDFAHLVPEPETATACPYKGETSGYWSVRIGEVRHRHLAWTYTYPAAAVLPIAGLVAFYNEMVDIEVDGELLARPRTHFSR
- a CDS encoding MGDG synthase family glycosyltransferase, whose translation is MQRVLIVSANMGQGHNATGRALEEAVRARWPEATVRWVNALERLGPGFEDLFQRIYVANVETTPWLYEFFYRAIWRIGWFAAASRRFVAAWCGRRLARPVEEFAPDLVLSTYPMGTAGLAWLRRHGRLDVPFGAWVSDFAPHPFWVYGAADLTMVMHEVAVAPALRASPSARVGVSAPPVRAVFRAGDQAAARHELELPPDAFVPLVSCGSLGFGEIESTVRELLSADETVVPIAICGRNEALAARLRALGSPRLRVVGWTDRPEVYTLASDVVVTNAGGATALEAFACGRPVLMHRPIAAHGKANARLMAEAGLAVVSWREGSLAPLVRELLESPERFKELVEAVVRHGETAMPLVTALEELVSGPRNPPTQRLRAEDALFAHVATAAVPQQVGAVLVFSPKADGSSVTRADAEHLVAATPGLRTRLLPGGGWWRARWQEDPGRTAATVLTESAAGSGDALTAAMDEFFSEPVTSEHPVRARLVTGLVGGEAALLIALHHAASDGIAVISALVGRARGKDVVEPAPLVRKGRLGERVRGVLEGRAGERVRGVQEGKVGERVRGVQEGSGPLGGRRLRRERSAEPARGAAGAGSTDAATPRGRTAELLGRTATQRGRAAELSRFREGPLAGIRFPQGAFHGRARAGSGDRRRRAAELARGIWALARAGTAPRVRWDNRITSPSRHFARAYLPAAEVRAAARRARVATTNLVLALVAEALHRELGAAAPDRIRVLIPISVRDTGTFRKLGNHTGAASVDLPTGPMPLERRIRETDRMLASQSAAPRAGNAVVRVVGVLPPRLHRLAAKLVYRGTWFSAIASVLPGARSPVVLNGALVRTVYPVLSLAPGVPVAVGILTWADRFTVCVTVPSGQYGRGDRLAAAVVEAFGQL